In the genome of Candidatus Eremiobacteraceae bacterium, one region contains:
- a CDS encoding DNA polymerase III subunit alpha, whose amino-acid sequence MAKNFVHLHVHSEYSLLDGACRIRDIVSTAATLGMPAVALTDHGVLYGAMEFYFEAKSKGVKPILGCEMYVAPRGHRDRSARDEYHLTVLAQDVRGYRNLMKLVSVGFIDGYYYKPRVDLDLLAKYGDGLIVLSGCLGGGVQQHLMRDETASARALISDYRAIFGERYFLELHHHHNPLEDKVRSALSQLSAELGVRTVATNDFHYLRKDDSGAHDVLLCIGTGKMVADTDRMRFDGDDFYFKTADEMRDLMSAAPDACDATLTIADMVDIDIETKSFALPAFPVPPGEGDDREYLRRLCLEGLKERYPEPKPEHLERLEYELDIINRMGYASYFLIVWDFIRYAREQGIPVGPGRGSAAGSIVAYSLRIADVDPLRYNLFFERFLNPERIDMPDIDTDFCFERRDEVIKYVTEKYGADRVAQIVTFGTMAARAAVRDVGRVMGVPLADVDRIAKLIPNIPASPVSIRQAIDQVPELTAVYQRDAQAQKLLDTAMRVEGLARHVSTHAAGVVIAPGPVTDYAPLVKLGDHDVNTQYSMEWVEKVGLLKMDFLGLRTLTVMAAAAVEIRRTEDPAFTLDEIPLDDPKTYALLSLGQTSGVFQLESAGMRRYIAELKPTRIEDIIAMVALYRPGPMDWIGDFIAGKHGRRKIGYLHPKLEPILEETYGIAVYQEQVMQMCRDLAGYSVGQADSMRKVIGKKIKEKIPVEREKFVNGCMAHGIDAPLATRIWQFIEPFAGYGFNKAHSVCYGLLAYRTAWLKANHPLAFMAALLTSVKGNTDKLVEYLAECARTGLKILPPDVNESFTDFTVVDGAIRFGLAAVKNVGDGAIRELLEHRSHGRFSSLAHLCSRVDSRQMNRRVLESLVKAGAMDGFAGNRAQKLAHVEAALDYGQRLAEERDLGQTSLFGGGGDELPPPSLPQLPDLPIPVRLAQEKEAIGLYISGHPLADKAADLARRTTSTIAGLRDLPEDELVFAGGVVTSSRRVVTKAGGQMLIAKLEDQTSAIELVVFPKWYPQLSQVFSDDAIVIVKARIKERRPGPKGGPMPVVADAGDPTEEERPEISLQVVEAWPFASAPAVQSSKARSVMPSFMVGQDKSVGPTFTVGQDKQNVLPAESNGDQADHKGRPHSDSPILNVRLCGDADDARRLGRLRDLVSSATGGSGKIVLHAGKDGDTRPLKQSVAITDAMCAELAGLFGGDNVWQADDR is encoded by the coding sequence TTGGCCAAGAATTTCGTCCATCTCCACGTCCATAGCGAGTATTCTCTGCTCGACGGTGCATGCCGGATTCGAGATATCGTCTCGACAGCGGCCACGCTTGGAATGCCGGCGGTGGCGCTCACCGACCACGGCGTCCTCTACGGCGCGATGGAATTCTACTTCGAGGCGAAGAGCAAGGGCGTCAAACCCATCCTCGGCTGCGAGATGTACGTGGCGCCGCGCGGACATCGGGATCGCAGCGCGCGCGATGAATATCATCTCACCGTGCTGGCGCAAGACGTGCGCGGCTACCGCAATCTCATGAAGCTCGTCTCCGTCGGCTTCATCGACGGCTACTATTACAAGCCGCGCGTGGACCTCGATCTCTTAGCGAAATACGGCGACGGCTTGATCGTATTGTCGGGCTGTCTAGGCGGCGGCGTCCAACAGCATCTCATGCGCGACGAGACCGCCAGCGCGCGAGCATTGATCTCGGACTATCGGGCCATTTTCGGCGAGCGCTATTTCCTGGAGCTTCACCACCATCACAATCCGCTCGAGGACAAGGTACGCTCAGCCCTGTCGCAGCTTTCGGCAGAACTCGGCGTGCGCACGGTCGCGACGAACGACTTCCACTATCTGCGCAAAGACGACAGCGGTGCCCACGACGTCCTCTTGTGCATCGGCACCGGCAAAATGGTCGCGGATACCGACCGGATGCGCTTCGACGGCGATGACTTCTATTTCAAGACGGCGGATGAGATGCGCGATCTCATGTCCGCCGCGCCGGACGCGTGTGACGCGACGCTGACCATCGCGGACATGGTCGACATCGACATCGAGACCAAGTCGTTCGCGTTGCCGGCGTTTCCCGTGCCGCCCGGCGAGGGCGACGATCGCGAATATCTGCGCCGGCTGTGCCTTGAAGGCCTCAAGGAACGTTACCCGGAGCCGAAGCCCGAGCACCTCGAGCGTCTCGAATACGAGCTCGATATCATCAACCGGATGGGTTATGCGTCCTACTTTCTCATCGTGTGGGATTTCATCCGGTACGCGCGCGAGCAAGGCATTCCGGTCGGGCCCGGCCGGGGTTCGGCGGCCGGCTCGATCGTGGCGTACAGCCTGCGCATCGCGGACGTCGATCCGCTTCGATACAATCTGTTCTTCGAGCGGTTCCTCAACCCCGAGCGGATCGACATGCCGGATATCGACACCGATTTTTGTTTCGAGCGGCGTGACGAAGTCATAAAGTACGTCACCGAGAAGTACGGCGCGGATCGCGTGGCGCAGATCGTCACGTTCGGCACCATGGCGGCGCGCGCCGCCGTCCGCGACGTCGGCCGGGTCATGGGCGTGCCGCTCGCAGACGTGGACCGCATCGCAAAGTTGATTCCAAACATCCCCGCCAGCCCGGTGAGCATCAGACAAGCCATCGATCAAGTGCCCGAACTCACCGCCGTCTATCAGCGCGACGCGCAGGCGCAAAAACTTCTCGACACCGCGATGCGCGTCGAAGGGCTGGCGCGCCACGTGTCCACGCACGCCGCAGGCGTGGTCATCGCGCCCGGGCCGGTGACCGACTACGCGCCGCTCGTGAAGCTCGGCGACCACGACGTCAACACGCAGTACTCGATGGAGTGGGTCGAAAAAGTCGGCCTGCTCAAGATGGATTTTCTCGGACTGCGCACGCTCACGGTCATGGCGGCCGCGGCGGTGGAGATCCGGCGCACCGAAGATCCGGCGTTCACGCTCGACGAGATTCCGCTGGACGATCCCAAGACGTATGCGTTGCTTTCGCTCGGCCAGACCAGCGGCGTCTTTCAACTAGAGAGCGCCGGGATGCGGCGCTACATCGCCGAGCTCAAGCCGACGCGCATCGAAGACATCATCGCGATGGTCGCGCTGTACCGGCCCGGCCCCATGGATTGGATCGGGGATTTCATCGCCGGCAAACACGGAAGGCGGAAGATCGGCTATCTCCATCCGAAGCTCGAGCCGATCCTCGAAGAGACGTACGGCATCGCGGTCTATCAAGAACAAGTCATGCAGATGTGCCGTGATCTCGCCGGGTATTCGGTGGGGCAGGCCGACTCGATGCGCAAGGTCATCGGCAAGAAGATCAAAGAGAAGATCCCGGTCGAGCGCGAGAAGTTCGTCAACGGCTGCATGGCGCATGGGATCGATGCGCCGCTCGCGACGCGGATCTGGCAGTTCATCGAACCGTTCGCCGGCTACGGATTCAACAAAGCACACTCGGTGTGCTACGGATTGCTCGCCTACCGCACGGCATGGCTCAAAGCCAACCATCCGCTCGCGTTCATGGCCGCGCTTCTCACGTCCGTCAAAGGCAATACCGATAAGCTCGTCGAGTATCTGGCCGAATGCGCGCGCACCGGCTTGAAGATCTTGCCGCCGGACGTGAATGAGAGCTTCACCGACTTCACGGTGGTGGACGGCGCGATCCGCTTCGGTCTGGCCGCGGTGAAAAACGTGGGCGACGGCGCTATCCGCGAACTGCTCGAACACCGCTCGCATGGGCGCTTTTCGTCGCTCGCTCATCTTTGCTCGCGGGTCGATTCCCGGCAGATGAATCGTCGCGTGCTCGAGTCGCTGGTCAAAGCCGGCGCGATGGACGGATTTGCCGGCAACCGAGCGCAAAAGCTCGCGCATGTGGAAGCTGCGTTGGACTACGGACAACGGCTGGCGGAAGAGCGCGATCTAGGTCAGACGTCGCTTTTCGGAGGCGGTGGTGACGAATTGCCGCCGCCTTCGCTGCCGCAGTTGCCGGACTTGCCGATTCCCGTCCGCCTGGCCCAGGAAAAGGAAGCGATCGGCCTTTACATCTCCGGACATCCGCTCGCCGACAAAGCCGCCGATCTCGCGCGGCGCACCACGTCGACCATCGCCGGATTGCGCGACTTGCCCGAAGACGAGCTCGTGTTCGCGGGTGGCGTCGTGACGTCGTCGCGCAGGGTCGTGACAAAGGCCGGCGGCCAGATGCTCATCGCAAAACTCGAAGACCAGACAAGCGCGATCGAGTTGGTCGTGTTTCCAAAATGGTATCCGCAACTGTCGCAAGTCTTCAGCGACGATGCGATCGTCATCGTCAAGGCACGCATAAAGGAACGACGGCCAGGTCCAAAAGGGGGGCCGATGCCGGTCGTCGCCGATGCGGGGGATCCGACAGAAGAAGAGCGCCCCGAGATAAGCCTGCAAGTAGTGGAGGCGTGGCCCTTTGCGTCGGCGCCTGCGGTGCAGTCCAGCAAGGCGAGATCTGTAATGCCGTCCTTTATGGTCGGCCAGGACAAATCTGTGGGGCCGACCTTTACGGTCGGCCAGGACAAACAGAATGTGCTGCCTGCGGAGTCGAACGGAGACCAGGCCGACCATAAAGGTCGGCCCCACAGTGATTCACCGATCCTCAACGTCCGCTTGTGCGGCGACGCCGACGATGCGCGCCGGCTCGGGCGGCTGCGGGACCTCGTCTCCTCTGCGACGGGCGGCTCAGGCAAAATCGTGCTGCACGCGGGTAAAGACGGCGATACGCGGCCGCTCAAGCAATCGGTCGCCATCACCGATGCGATGTGCGCCGAACTCGCCGGACTCTTCGGCGGCGACAACGTGTGGCAGGCGGACGACCGGTGA
- a CDS encoding FAD-binding protein: MLEHDILVVGGGLAGMRAAVEAAEKGLDVGLLSKIHPVRSHSGAAQGGINAALGNREEDTPEAHAFDTVKGSDYLGDQDAIELFANEAPQAIIWLDHMGCIFSRMDDGRIAQRPFGGASFPRTCYCADVTGLVILHSLWEQCQRLNVKVYEEWFATALAVNNGIGAGVVALNVADGSVQGLKAKATILATGGAGRSFYKTTNGLSSTGDGMSMAYRAGIPLLDMEFVQFHPTTLKSNGVLMTEGARGEGAYLINALGDRFMFKYAPTKGELASRDVVSRAEQTEINEGRGVDGCVFLDLRHLGKQKIMERLPQIRELALDATGIDAIDEPVPITPGMHYWMGGVQTDKHGATPIPGIYAAGECACVSVHGANRLGGNSLLETIVFGKLSAEHAAGYVKTVGALDFPAKQRDDEEARIRGLLANNGSERVNVVRDAMGKAMMEGAGIYRRPESISVGIGRIRELKKRYKRITLDDKGRVFNTDLTGALELGFLLDVAETTLAGALQREESRGAHTRVDFPERDDEKWMKHTQAHFRPDADPELTYKSVTMTKWQPQARVY; the protein is encoded by the coding sequence ATGCTCGAACACGACATACTCGTCGTCGGCGGTGGCCTCGCCGGCATGCGCGCGGCGGTCGAAGCGGCCGAAAAAGGCCTCGACGTCGGCCTGTTGTCGAAGATCCATCCGGTGCGCAGCCATAGCGGCGCGGCGCAGGGCGGCATCAACGCCGCGCTGGGCAACCGCGAGGAGGACACTCCCGAGGCCCATGCCTTCGACACCGTCAAGGGCTCCGACTACCTCGGCGACCAAGACGCCATCGAGTTGTTCGCCAACGAAGCGCCGCAAGCCATCATCTGGCTCGACCACATGGGCTGCATCTTCTCAAGAATGGACGACGGGCGCATCGCGCAGCGTCCGTTCGGCGGCGCGTCGTTCCCTCGCACCTGCTATTGTGCGGACGTCACCGGTCTGGTGATCCTGCACTCGCTGTGGGAGCAATGCCAACGGCTGAACGTCAAAGTCTATGAGGAGTGGTTCGCGACCGCGCTCGCGGTGAACAACGGCATCGGCGCCGGCGTCGTGGCCCTGAACGTGGCCGACGGTTCCGTGCAGGGCCTCAAGGCGAAGGCCACGATATTGGCCACCGGCGGTGCCGGTCGCAGCTTTTACAAGACCACGAACGGCCTCTCCAGCACGGGCGACGGAATGTCCATGGCGTACCGCGCGGGCATTCCGCTCTTGGATATGGAGTTCGTCCAGTTCCATCCCACCACGCTCAAGAGCAATGGCGTCCTCATGACCGAGGGTGCGCGCGGCGAAGGCGCTTACCTCATCAATGCGCTTGGCGACCGCTTCATGTTCAAGTATGCGCCCACCAAGGGCGAACTTGCTTCGCGCGATGTCGTTTCCCGCGCCGAACAGACTGAGATCAACGAAGGCCGCGGCGTTGACGGCTGCGTGTTCCTCGATCTACGGCATCTCGGCAAGCAAAAGATCATGGAACGTCTGCCGCAGATCCGCGAGCTCGCGCTCGACGCCACCGGCATCGATGCCATCGACGAGCCCGTGCCGATCACGCCCGGCATGCACTATTGGATGGGCGGCGTTCAAACCGACAAGCACGGCGCCACGCCCATTCCGGGCATCTACGCCGCCGGAGAGTGCGCGTGCGTGTCCGTGCACGGCGCGAACCGGCTCGGCGGTAACTCATTGCTTGAAACGATCGTCTTCGGCAAGCTCTCTGCGGAGCATGCGGCCGGTTATGTGAAGACGGTCGGAGCGCTGGACTTCCCTGCCAAGCAGCGCGACGACGAAGAGGCGCGGATCCGGGGTCTGCTCGCGAACAACGGCAGCGAGCGGGTGAATGTGGTCCGCGACGCGATGGGCAAAGCGATGATGGAGGGTGCAGGCATCTATCGCCGCCCCGAGTCCATCTCGGTCGGCATCGGTCGCATCCGCGAACTGAAAAAACGCTACAAGCGGATCACGCTCGACGACAAGGGCCGCGTCTTCAACACCGATCTCACCGGCGCGCTCGAGTTGGGTTTCTTGCTGGACGTCGCGGAAACCACGCTCGCCGGCGCGCTGCAGCGCGAAGAAAGCCGTGGCGCGCACACGCGCGTCGACTTCCCCGAGCGCGACGACGAGAAGTGGATGAAGCACACGCAGGCGCATTTCAGACCGGACGCCGATCCCGAACTCACCTACAAGTCGGTCACCATGACGAAGTGGCAGCCGCAAGCGCGCGTCTACTAA
- a CDS encoding succinate dehydrogenase/fumarate reductase iron-sulfur subunit translates to MLVNLEVQRFDPDRDAAPHVQSFAVDVAGGATVLEALMQIKDENDGSLSFRRSCRSAICGSCTMSMNGLDGLACKTPLRQLLSQFGESGVADAKPHEKLSSHTGQAHFGAEATTGAAHAAATAASVAVDDSPAGSKSSGGASPAGSVSVGTVRVAPMHNLPVVKDLVVDMTRFWEKNKSLKPWLIPKEAPPALEYRQSPEQMERLWKPANCIFCGTCYSLCPVVSVDDTFVGPAAIARVGYRFLEDTRDGARKERAETIVKENLWLCAHCYACSYCPKHVDPHELIALSCVATIEEGVTANTGARHALVVADTIKKTGFLEESQVIPGTLGYFNLVKLAPVIPLGLRLLLKGKMPPLLMRPVPRVTEIREIFKAAEAKKY, encoded by the coding sequence ATGTTAGTCAACCTCGAAGTCCAGCGCTTCGATCCGGACCGGGATGCCGCGCCGCACGTGCAATCGTTTGCCGTCGACGTCGCAGGCGGCGCGACGGTGCTCGAAGCACTCATGCAGATAAAAGACGAGAACGACGGCTCGCTTTCGTTCCGGCGTTCGTGCCGGTCGGCCATCTGTGGCTCGTGCACGATGAGCATGAACGGGCTCGACGGGTTGGCCTGCAAGACGCCGCTGCGCCAACTGCTTTCGCAGTTCGGCGAGTCCGGCGTCGCCGACGCCAAGCCGCACGAGAAGCTCAGCTCGCACACCGGCCAAGCGCACTTCGGCGCTGAAGCCACCACTGGAGCTGCACACGCGGCCGCCACCGCCGCGTCGGTCGCCGTGGACGATTCGCCGGCAGGTTCGAAGAGCTCTGGCGGTGCTTCGCCTGCCGGATCCGTCTCCGTCGGCACCGTGCGCGTCGCGCCGATGCACAATCTGCCGGTCGTCAAAGATCTCGTCGTGGACATGACCCGCTTTTGGGAGAAGAACAAATCGCTCAAGCCCTGGCTCATCCCTAAGGAAGCGCCGCCCGCGCTTGAATACCGGCAGTCGCCGGAGCAGATGGAACGGCTCTGGAAACCGGCCAACTGCATCTTCTGCGGCACCTGCTACAGCTTGTGCCCGGTCGTATCGGTCGACGACACGTTCGTCGGGCCCGCTGCGATCGCGCGCGTCGGCTATCGCTTTCTTGAAGACACGCGCGACGGTGCGCGTAAGGAGCGAGCCGAAACAATCGTCAAGGAAAACCTCTGGCTTTGCGCTCACTGCTATGCGTGTTCGTACTGTCCGAAGCATGTCGATCCGCACGAGCTGATCGCGCTCTCCTGCGTTGCCACGATTGAGGAGGGCGTCACCGCAAATACCGGCGCGCGGCACGCGCTGGTCGTCGCTGACACCATTAAGAAAACTGGTTTCCTTGAAGAATCGCAGGTGATTCCGGGTACGCTTGGCTACTTCAATCTCGTGAAGCTCGCGCCGGTCATCCCGCTCGGCCTGCGCCTATTGCTCAAAGGCAAGATGCCGCCGCTTCTCATGCGGCCAGTCCCACGCGTCACTGAAATCCGTGAGATCTTCAAGGCTGCCGAGGCGAAAAAATACTAA
- a CDS encoding CoB--CoM heterodisulfide reductase iron-sulfur subunit B family protein, translating to MALKQYGYFPGCVAQESCKELDLATHVVAEKLGWELIKLDAASCCGASVVNDMNRHLARMLNARTFAEAEALGLDTVLTICSTCTGHMRQANHELLGSERYMKDANDVLARFGKKYSGNVVTKHMAWILRDDFGIDNIRKMVVRPLTGMKIGAFYGCHVLRPEEYASSGEDPRNPHNMEDLILALGAEPIVYEGRTRCCGFHIQLEKEDVTINMVGQNMAMARDQGAESIVTGCPLCHLALDAYQSKSVDTAFGKTDLPVFHLPQLIALALGVAPEKLGIQKHLTDASQVLVSAGIV from the coding sequence ATGGCACTCAAACAGTACGGCTATTTCCCGGGCTGCGTCGCCCAGGAATCGTGCAAGGAACTCGACCTTGCCACCCACGTCGTCGCCGAGAAATTAGGCTGGGAGCTGATCAAGCTCGACGCAGCCTCGTGCTGCGGCGCGAGCGTCGTCAACGACATGAATCGCCACCTCGCACGTATGCTCAACGCCCGCACGTTCGCCGAAGCCGAGGCGCTCGGCCTCGACACCGTGCTCACGATCTGCTCCACGTGCACCGGCCACATGCGCCAAGCAAACCACGAACTGCTCGGCAGTGAGCGCTACATGAAAGACGCGAACGACGTGCTCGCCCGGTTCGGCAAGAAATACAGCGGCAACGTCGTCACAAAGCACATGGCCTGGATCCTGCGCGACGACTTCGGCATCGACAACATCCGCAAGATGGTCGTGCGGCCGCTCACGGGCATGAAAATAGGCGCGTTCTACGGTTGTCACGTGCTGCGCCCGGAAGAGTATGCGTCGTCGGGCGAAGACCCGCGCAACCCGCACAACATGGAAGATCTCATCCTCGCGCTGGGAGCGGAGCCGATCGTATACGAAGGCCGCACGCGCTGCTGCGGCTTCCACATCCAGTTGGAGAAGGAAGACGTGACGATCAACATGGTCGGCCAGAACATGGCAATGGCCCGCGACCAAGGCGCGGAAAGCATCGTCACCGGCTGCCCGCTATGCCACCTCGCGCTCGACGCATATCAGTCTAAGTCGGTAGACACCGCGTTCGGCAAGACCGATCTGCCCGTGTTCCATCTGCCTCAGTTGATCGCGCTCGCCCTCGGCGTGGCGCCCGAAAAACTGGGCATCCAAAAACATCTCACCGACGCTTCGCAAGTATTGGTCAGCGCCGGCATCGTCTGA
- a CDS encoding mycofactocin-coupled SDR family oxidoreductase, translating into MSGEFAGKVAFVTGAAHGQGRAVALALSERGAKILAFDVARPLAEPGYAMGTSGELDSLREQCAANGGECVARTGDVRDSGAVFEAVRCALDAWGAIDILFNNAGICSYGLAHELTEDAWDAMIDINLKGCWLVAKHVIPGMIERRSGVIINNSSVAGLRGMARLSHYAASKWGVTGLTKSWALELAPHNIRVNSIHPTGVNTPMNDGLAQLEGLTPREIAERSAGNLLPVPWIETQDVAEAVIYLASDRARYVTGAQFVIDAGLLTR; encoded by the coding sequence ATGAGCGGGGAGTTCGCCGGCAAGGTGGCCTTCGTCACCGGAGCGGCGCACGGCCAAGGTCGCGCCGTCGCGCTGGCGTTGAGCGAACGAGGCGCGAAGATCCTCGCGTTCGACGTCGCCCGGCCGCTCGCCGAACCCGGCTATGCGATGGGCACGTCGGGTGAATTGGATTCGCTTCGCGAGCAATGCGCCGCGAACGGCGGCGAGTGCGTCGCGCGGACTGGCGATGTACGGGACTCGGGCGCGGTTTTCGAGGCCGTTCGATGCGCGCTGGACGCGTGGGGAGCGATCGACATCTTGTTCAACAACGCGGGCATCTGCTCGTATGGATTGGCGCACGAGTTGACTGAAGACGCCTGGGACGCGATGATCGACATCAACCTCAAAGGCTGCTGGCTCGTGGCCAAGCACGTGATCCCGGGCATGATCGAGCGGCGCTCGGGAGTGATCATCAACAATTCGTCCGTCGCCGGGCTTCGCGGCATGGCGCGGCTCAGCCACTACGCGGCGTCCAAATGGGGCGTGACCGGCTTGACCAAGTCGTGGGCGCTGGAGCTCGCGCCGCACAACATCCGTGTGAACTCGATCCATCCGACCGGCGTGAACACGCCCATGAACGATGGCCTGGCTCAGCTTGAGGGCCTCACGCCGCGCGAGATCGCAGAGCGGTCGGCGGGCAATCTTTTGCCGGTGCCGTGGATCGAGACGCAAGACGTCGCGGAGGCCGTCATCTATCTGGCGTCAGACCGTGCTCGTTACGTGACCGGGGCGCAGTTCGTCATCGATGCGGGTTTGCTGACGCGCTGA
- a CDS encoding threonine/serine dehydratase: protein MIPVKPLVEAAEIRIRMHVRETPLEHSAVLSGLTGATVYLKLENLQRTGSFKVRGAFNRLLSLTEQERTSGIVAASSGNHGAAVALGMNALGLSGIIFVPESASRAKVEKIRQLGADVRAAGDDSGATELFARAYAADRRMTYISPYNDEAVIAGQGTIGAEILRQLPSVDAVVASIGGGGLISGVAGYLKSVKPDVFALGVSARNSMAMQESIRAGLVIETEHLPTLSDGTAGGIEPGAITFELCRSLVDEFIDVGEDGIRSALRLFIESHAMLCEGAAALAIAGLLAAKERLRGKTVAVLICGANIAADKLKEAL from the coding sequence ATGATCCCCGTCAAACCCTTGGTGGAAGCGGCCGAAATCCGGATCCGGATGCACGTCCGCGAAACGCCGCTCGAACATTCCGCGGTGTTGAGCGGACTCACCGGCGCCACTGTATATCTGAAGCTCGAAAATCTCCAACGGACCGGTTCGTTCAAGGTCCGCGGCGCGTTCAACAGGCTCCTATCTCTTACCGAGCAAGAACGCACAAGCGGCATCGTGGCAGCGTCGTCTGGGAATCACGGCGCCGCGGTCGCGCTCGGCATGAACGCGCTTGGCCTCAGCGGTATCATCTTCGTGCCGGAGTCGGCGTCGCGCGCGAAAGTCGAAAAGATCAGGCAACTCGGCGCCGATGTACGGGCCGCCGGAGACGACAGTGGCGCAACCGAGCTCTTCGCGCGAGCGTATGCCGCCGATCGCCGCATGACGTACATATCGCCCTATAACGATGAGGCTGTTATCGCCGGGCAGGGAACGATCGGCGCCGAGATACTCCGTCAGCTGCCTTCCGTCGACGCGGTCGTCGCCTCCATCGGCGGCGGGGGATTGATCTCAGGCGTCGCCGGATATCTGAAGAGCGTCAAACCGGATGTGTTCGCGCTCGGCGTCTCCGCCCGCAATTCGATGGCGATGCAGGAGTCGATACGAGCCGGCCTCGTGATCGAGACAGAACATCTTCCGACGTTGTCGGATGGCACCGCGGGCGGCATCGAACCGGGCGCAATCACGTTCGAACTCTGCCGGTCGCTTGTCGACGAGTTCATCGATGTCGGCGAGGACGGCATCAGATCCGCGCTGCGCCTCTTCATCGAATCACATGCGATGCTGTGCGAGGGCGCGGCCGCCCTCGCGATAGCAGGCTTGCTCGCCGCAAAGGAACGTCTGCGCGGAAAAACCGTCGCGGTGCTCATATGCGGGGCGAACATCGCCGCGGATAAACTCAAAGAGGCGCTATGA
- the pckA gene encoding phosphoenolpyruvate carboxykinase (ATP), producing the protein MAVVAGESLGLEDFGFGYAASVAKNLNAAQLFEQAIFNREGEAATGGPLVVLTGKHTGRSPQDKFFVREPGSDKHIDWGKTNKPFDAVKFTALLGRVDEFLRDKAVYSLDAFAGADQHFRLPIRVITQRAWHSLFARHLFIQPKPGELDGFKPEFAVVDACDFLAIPERDGTRSETFIIVDFSRKLVLIGGTTYGGEIKKSVFTIMNYLLPLRNAMPMHCSANIGKGGDTAIFFGLSGTGKTTLSADPDRMLIGDDEHGWSDDGVFNVEGGCYAKAINLSAKLEPQIYPTTRMFASVLENVVMNEKTRELDLNDASLTENTRVAYPLTSVVNTVASGRGGHPTNLVMLTCDAFGVLPPIARMTTAQAMYHFLSGYTAKVAGTEKGVTEPQTTFSHCFGAPFMVHRPMVYAQELGERLARHDVRCWLINTGWSGGAYGAGKRMQLPYTRLMVKAALTGALNDGSFVADPVFKVEVPTAVPGVPSEILHARDTWADKAAYDAKARELAAKFAENFERFADQATPEIKAAAPKTD; encoded by the coding sequence ATGGCAGTCGTCGCAGGCGAATCACTAGGACTCGAGGATTTCGGGTTCGGATACGCCGCCAGCGTGGCAAAAAATCTCAATGCCGCGCAGTTGTTCGAGCAAGCCATCTTCAACCGCGAGGGCGAAGCGGCCACCGGCGGTCCGCTCGTCGTCCTCACCGGCAAGCATACGGGACGCTCGCCGCAGGACAAGTTCTTCGTGCGGGAGCCTGGGAGCGATAAGCACATAGACTGGGGCAAGACCAACAAGCCGTTCGATGCCGTCAAATTCACCGCATTGCTCGGACGGGTCGACGAATTCTTGCGCGACAAGGCGGTGTACTCGCTCGACGCGTTCGCGGGCGCGGATCAGCATTTCCGCCTTCCCATCCGCGTGATCACACAGCGCGCTTGGCACAGCCTTTTCGCGCGTCACCTCTTCATCCAGCCGAAGCCCGGCGAACTCGACGGATTCAAGCCCGAATTCGCGGTGGTTGACGCGTGCGACTTCCTCGCCATTCCAGAACGCGACGGCACGCGCTCGGAGACATTCATCATCGTCGATTTCTCACGCAAACTGGTCCTCATCGGCGGGACGACCTACGGCGGCGAGATCAAGAAGTCCGTGTTCACCATCATGAACTACTTGCTGCCGCTCCGCAACGCGATGCCGATGCATTGCTCGGCCAACATCGGCAAAGGCGGCGACACGGCCATTTTCTTCGGCCTCTCGGGCACGGGAAAGACCACGCTGTCGGCCGACCCCGATCGTATGCTGATCGGCGACGACGAGCACGGTTGGAGCGACGACGGCGTCTTCAACGTCGAGGGCGGCTGCTATGCGAAAGCCATCAATCTGTCCGCCAAGCTCGAACCGCAGATCTATCCCACGACTCGCATGTTCGCGTCCGTGCTCGAAAACGTCGTCATGAACGAGAAGACCCGCGAGCTCGACCTGAACGATGCTTCTCTCACCGAGAACACGCGCGTCGCGTATCCGCTGACATCGGTCGTGAACACCGTTGCGTCGGGACGCGGCGGTCACCCGACCAATCTCGTCATGCTCACGTGCGATGCGTTCGGGGTGCTGCCGCCTATCGCGCGCATGACGACGGCGCAGGCCATGTACCATTTTCTCTCCGGATACACGGCGAAGGTCGCCGGCACCGAGAAGGGCGTCACCGAACCGCAAACCACTTTTTCGCACTGCTTCGGGGCGCCATTTATGGTGCACCGTCCGATGGTGTACGCGCAGGAGCTCGGCGAGCGGTTGGCACGCCATGACGTTCGCTGTTGGCTTATCAACACCGGATGGAGCGGCGGCGCGTACGGCGCCGGCAAACGGATGCAATTGCCGTACACGCGGCTGATGGTCAAAGCGGCGCTGACGGGTGCGCTCAACGACGGATCGTTCGTTGCCGATCCTGTCTTCAAGGTCGAAGTGCCGACGGCGGTGCCCGGCGTGCCGAGCGAAATTTTGCACGCTCGGGACACGTGGGCCGACAAGGCTGCGTACGACGCTAAGGCCCGGGAACTCGCCGCGAAATTCGCGGAGAATTTCGAGCGCTTCGCCGATCAGGCGACTCCCGAGATCAAAGCTGCAGCGCCCAAGACCGACTGA